A stretch of DNA from Lentisphaerota bacterium:
CGTCTGAAAGATCAACGTGATCGTGCCGCGTACCGGGTCGGCATCGGCGATGGTGAGCGGTATCCGTTCGCCGAAGGCATCGTCAACCTGGACGATGATGAACTGGCCGGCCTTCCGTTCGCGCGCGATCAACGGTGCCTCGACTTCGATGCGGAAGACCTCTGCGGAGAGCTGCTGCTTGCGAATGATTCGGTTCATGCATGCCTGTTTGTTGGCCGATGGAAACGGGTATGTCGTGACAATTCGAGATATAGTAGCAAAACAGCGCCCGGCCGGACAAGCGCGAATCAGCGCCCGAACAAAACGCACCTTACTTTAAGGCTTGCGAAACGGCAGGCTTATCCAGTACACTCCGAGACAAATTATCTTGGGGTAGTGTTCTCACTGCGATGAAAGGGACCACGATGCGCGCGTTTGTTTTGGGAATGGCGCTCTCTGGACTCCAATTGGTGGCCCGGGCCGATGGATTGAGCGTCGAGTCGTTCAACCATGCGGGACGGCTGACATTCAACGAAATTCCGACCGCGACGGTGTACCGGGTGGAATCGGCGCCCGCGCCTGGCGGCTCGTGGAGGGCCGCTTCAAACGGCGCTGCGCCGATTACGCTTGTGGCGAGCGGATCGGGCAGCGTGACCTGTTCCGTTCCGATGGACGTCGCACGGCAGTTCTACCGTGTGGTGGCGACCGTGACCAACGCATCGCCGCAGGACGTTCCCTCGTTTCTGGTGTTGGTTCCGGGAGGAACGAACAGCGGAAATGATCCAGACTTGGGAGCGTATTCCCTCACGGTCGCGACCTTTTACATGGACCCTCGAGAGGTCACGAAGGCGATGTGGGATG
This window harbors:
- a CDS encoding formylglycine-generating enzyme family protein — translated: MKGTTMRAFVLGMALSGLQLVARADGLSVESFNHAGRLTFNEIPTATVYRVESAPAPGGSWRAASNGAAPITLVASGSGSVTCSVPMDVARQFYRVVATVTNASPQDVPSFLVLVPGGTNSGNDPDLGAYSLTVATFYMDPREVTKAMWDEVRIWSASYGYAYDNVGSGKGTNHPVQGVNWYDCVKWCNARSEKEGLTPVYYADSDM